GGCTAACAAAGCCCCCTCGGACAGCTTTTTTCTTAAAACACCGTCTTCCATCAATCTGGCCATGGCTTCCTCCAGTTCGATTTTGCCGCCGACAGGAACAACCAATCCGCTTTTTTCGTTTTCTATAAATTCTCCGGCACAGCCGACATCGGTCATTATAATCGGCAAACCGAAACTGGCCGCTTCCACTACCGCCATCCCCCAGCCCTCGTAATTGGAGGTGAGCAAAAAAGCGTCGGCCTGATTATAAAACTCTTCCGGATTTTTTTGCCAGCCAAACAATTTTATATTATTTTCCAATTTACCATTCGCTATTTGCCATTCGCAACTTGCTCTTTCGGGTCCGTCGCCGACAATCCACAATTCCGCGTTCGGATATTTTTTCACCACTTCCGCCATCGCGCCGATTTGCAAACCGATATTCTTTACTGGCACTAATCTGCCCACCGTCAGAAATATAAATTTGTCATTTTCCGTTTTGATTTCAACAGATTTTATATTTGAGACCTGCCTGCCGGTAGGCAAGGTTTGAGATCTGAGATTTACATTTATCGGCGCCACCGTTATTTTTTCCTCCCCTACTCCAAACTCGCTTATCAGTTGTCTTTTTAGCCTTTGACTCACGCACCTGACGGCGTCGGCTCTCGGTATTACAAATCCGGCAATCATTTTTCTCAAGCCGGAGTATTTTTCAAACCCGTGTATTTGCAACTCCAACCCCGTTTTGAACTTCCGCGCCAGAAATAATCCAAGCAAAGCCAGATAATACTGATCCTGGACGGTAATCACGTCAATTTTTTCTTCCTTCAGCAATTTTCTTGCCGCGCGACAGACGTTTGCCAATTTAAAAACCCGGCTTCGCTCTCCGGCGCCATAAACAAAAACTTTTTCCGAAATCTTTGCCTCTTTTTTGTCTTTACCTGGCGCGACGACAAAATAACCGTCAACCAAATTGCCGTATTCGGCGATTCTTTTCGCCGTTTTTGATTCCGGGTCCAAAACGGAATTATCCAGGCTTAAATTTAATATTTTCATTTTGAAATCATCGCGTTTAAAACGCGCTCCGTTTCTTCCAGCATTCTTTCCCTGGTAAATTCTTTTATTTTCATTTTGGCGTTTTGCGCCAGCTGCCACCGGGCAGCGCTGTCGCCGCAAAGCCTTATCATGTTTTCCTTTAGCGCTTCATTGTCCCCGACCGCAATAAGCGCTCCGTTTTCCCCGTTCTCAACCAGTTCGACGTTCCCGCCGGCGTCAGTGGTAAGAACAGGTATCTCCATAGCCATCGCCTCCATCAGCAGATGAGAAAATCCCTCGTAGCCCGTGTTTAAAACAAACAAATCCCCTGCTTCAAGGTAATCCAGCAGCAATTTCCGTTCTACCCTGCCGGTCAAAACAACCCGATTTTCCAATCCGAGTTTTTTTATCTGCTCCTCGATTTTTTGTTTCTCCGGACCATCTCCGATTATTACAAGCCGGATGTCGGGAATTTTTTTGGCAACCTCCGGCACGACGCCGACAAGCTCTTTGAAACCCTTCCACGGCACCAGCCGCCCGGCGGAGACGACGACTATTCCGGACATATCCATTTTTTTCCTCAGCTTGCCTTTGCTTGCCTGACGTTCCGGAAACTCAAATGAGTTGTAGACCACTGTTATCTTTTTTTCTTTCACCCCCCACTTCATCACTATACCTTTTAAATACTTGCTCGGAACTATCACCTCCTTCGCTCTTTTGGCCGCCATGGACTGAATTTTTTTCAGCAGACTCACGCGGAAGGAATATTTTTTTACCACGAATTCATCCAGCGGATCATTGACTCCGAATCTTTGGCAGGATTGCTCCCAGGCGTAATCGCCCACGACCTTCAAAATATATTTTTTACCCCGCAACAGGCAGGCCAGCATCGTCGGCAAACCTTCGCTGACCGGCCCCTGCGCGTAGACGACATCTGCCCATTTGGCAAGCCTGTAAACAGCAAAAAAATATTTCAGATATCTAAATACGAGATTCTGCTCTTTGCCGACAATATGAACACCTTCATTCTTTTCCGATTTTTTATTTTTTAGTTTTGAGTCCCCGTAAGTGACAATCTTTACTTCCCATCCAGACTT
The sequence above is drawn from the Candidatus Paceibacter sp. genome and encodes:
- a CDS encoding glycosyltransferase; this translates as MKILNLSLDNSVLDPESKTAKRIAEYGNLVDGYFVVAPGKDKKEAKISEKVFVYGAGERSRVFKLANVCRAARKLLKEEKIDVITVQDQYYLALLGLFLARKFKTGLELQIHGFEKYSGLRKMIAGFVIPRADAVRCVSQRLKRQLISEFGVGEEKITVAPINVNLRSQTLPTGRQVSNIKSVEIKTENDKFIFLTVGRLVPVKNIGLQIGAMAEVVKKYPNAELWIVGDGPERASCEWQIANGKLENNIKLFGWQKNPEEFYNQADAFLLTSNYEGWGMAVVEAASFGLPIIMTDVGCAGEFIENEKSGLVVPVGGKIELEEAMARLMEDGVLRKKLSEGALLA
- a CDS encoding glycosyltransferase family 4 protein, which translates into the protein MEVKKKILICSGIFPPEIGGPATYAKLLLEELPKSGWEVKIVTYGDSKLKNKKSEKNEGVHIVGKEQNLVFRYLKYFFAVYRLAKWADVVYAQGPVSEGLPTMLACLLRGKKYILKVVGDYAWEQSCQRFGVNDPLDEFVVKKYSFRVSLLKKIQSMAAKRAKEVIVPSKYLKGIVMKWGVKEKKITVVYNSFEFPERQASKGKLRKKMDMSGIVVVSAGRLVPWKGFKELVGVVPEVAKKIPDIRLVIIGDGPEKQKIEEQIKKLGLENRVVLTGRVERKLLLDYLEAGDLFVLNTGYEGFSHLLMEAMAMEIPVLTTDAGGNVELVENGENGALIAVGDNEALKENMIRLCGDSAARWQLAQNAKMKIKEFTRERMLEETERVLNAMISK